A window of Myxococcales bacterium genomic DNA:
ATTCGACTCGACAACAATACATCGATTCTCGGTGTTCGAGGTTGGGTGGGGAATGAAGTGCTCAAGGGAATCTACAACGCCCAGTTCGGGATTGACTACGACAACAATCCCGTGCTCACCCGGCGCGATACCTATATCGGCCTGAAGCACAGTGAGTGGGGAACCGTGGTGCTTGGTACGACGTCACCGCCCTACAAAGCGGTCGCCGCCCGGGATGATCCGTTCCGGGATACAGCAGCCGGATTCGTGTTCGGAGCTCAGAGCTACGCATTTCCGACATCACCCTAATCGACGTCAACAACACCATCGAGTACAAGTCGCCGAAAATCATGGGGGCGACCCTCAACGCTGCGGTCTACATCGATGATACGAACGCCGACAAGACCGGCTACGACGCGGGCTTCGAAATTTATCACGGCATGCTGAATGTGGGCGTTCACTATCTGCGAGCTACCGCGGGCAGCGTCAACATGACCGCGAACCCCGCCAAGTACGTGCGTGTTCACGCCAAGATCTCCGAAGAGGGCCGCTGGAGCGCTCTCTTCGCCTTTGAACACGAGAACTTCGATGATGGTGCAATGGATGACACGAACTACTTTCACGTAAACGCTACCTACCATGTCAGCCCGAAGATGATGGTGGCCGCATCGCTCGGCATCCAGGATGCCGGCGTTGCCGAAGGTGTCGGTGGTTCGGTGGGCGTGTTCTATCAGCTCTACAAGCGGTTCCAGCTCCATGCCCTCGTGAGCTCAACCAATCTCGATGACAAATCGATGAGTGTTGGCGACCGTACAGTCGTCAGCGCGGGGATGAGCATTTCTTTCGGAGTTGGTAGCTAGAAAGTCGAGCTCGCGGTCGGGAACGTCTCCGGGCTGCGTTCTTGTCGGATCCAACGCGGCGCTTCGAGTTCATAACTCAAGCGCCGCGTTTGCGTCTAATATGCCGACGAGTTGCCTTCTACTGGCTATGAAAGTTTCTACACGGAGTGGAATGGGATTCACAAATCCACACCGAAGACTCCCCCGTTGTCGGGAGTCGAAATCCAAGTGGCTGTTCTTGCAGAGGTTTCATTTTGGCACGAGTCTCGCCGTAGACTGAATCATCGAGTTCAGAGGCCGGAAGCAATCCGCTTCCCATCCACTGAGCGAATGATACGGATCAACTACTACGAGGTTTATTGATATGTCGAGAATCTACCGATTGCTGCTGATCACTGGTTCCATTCTGATGTTTGCTGCTTGTGCGACTGCTGGTGATGATGTTGTTACGAAAGATGACCTGTCCAATTTCGGCAACCGACCGTTTGACATTCAGTGCGTCAGCCAGCACGTCTGTTACTAGACAGTGAGATCCAACGCTGATTTGAAGCTGCGCTGAGCCCGATTGCTGACGCTGATCTAGCAAGGCCCGTTCCCAAAGAACGGGCCTTTTTCTTGGGCCCTGCCTATTACAAGCTAGAGAACAGAGACTCGTAGTCCACGCGTTCGAAGACCTCGAGTTTGCCACCCACGCTCGCGTTGACAATCCGCCTGCCGCTCCGCTCGAACACGCGACGGGCCACGGTGTAGGACTTTTCCATGCGATGGGTCTGCGGGTCCCGCCAGCGATAGCCAGGGCCAAAGTAGTCCGGATCGAAGTGGTTTGGATCCGCACCGGTCGAGGTCCACTCGTGACCCCGGACAATGAGATCGTCGGGCTTCGAGTAGGCGTGATCCATACCGAGCAAGATCACTTCTTCAAAACCCATGAAATAGGCCAGCTGCAAACAGATGTACGTCACGGTTCCCCCGCTGAAGAGCAGGCGAGTGGCATCGTTTGAAAACGCTGGCCAGTTCGCAGACTGGACGTCGTCGAAGTCCTGAATTCCCCGGTAGTAGTAGCGGTTGGATCGGTTGAAGCCATGGCATTCGAGCTGCAGCGGAAAAAAACTGACGGAAGCGCGAACGAGGTCCTTGATGTCCTGGAAGCGATCTTCGTGGAACAGCGCGTCTTCGACGGCGTAGTAGGTCGATTCGAAGCCGAGCCAGTCGTGAAGCAAGAAGGTCCCATTCATCCCGAAAGTGAATTCGTTGGCGAGCGGGGCGGGGTCATGCTGCTTGAGCGAGGGACCGCAACCGAGAACGAAGCAGCGCTGTCCCGAGTGGATGTCCCGGAACTGCCCGATCCCCGGAGATGAAGAACGGGTGGCTCGGTACCAGGCATAGAACGCCCGCCGCAGTCCCGCCCGGGTCATCAGTTTCAGGGCTGTGCGCTCCCGGGGACTGAACACCCGCCGCATTTGATCGCGATTCACCCTGCTGCCTCTTTGTGTGAGAACTGACGAAAACGCTGCCGCTCTCTTGCAGCCCTAACCGCAAACGCGGCGCCGTGTATCTATCGTCCTCGGAGTCGAAGTCCTGATCTTCGCAACGATCTCGCACGCAACTCTTTCGGCCGAAGATCGACGACGATTACGACCCGCGGCCAGAACCATGCTTTGACTGGAAAACGTGCGAATTCTCGCATCGCAAGCTGGGTGTCGGGTTTCCACAGTGAGAACTGCGAGCCGCGACATCAGGCTGCTACGCTGCTGCGTCGATCATTCGCTCCGCTTGATCGACGCCTACTCGACTGCCGCGACTGTTCCAGGAGATCACTCATGACGACCCAGCGAGATGGGCACGGGTGGTGGCCGTACCTCGGTCCCTATATGGCGTTTCTGCTGGGCGCCCAGTTGTCGGGCGAGTTTCCCGACGCCTGGCAACCCGCGATGTTGGTCGTCAAGCCCGCGCTGCCGGGGGGGTTGATTCTCTACTTCTTCCTGCGCGGCGACTATCCAGAGCTTCGTGCCATGAGATTTCGTCCGGGCTGGGCGCTGCTCGACATCGCTTTCGGGGTTTTGTTGGCTGTCCAATGGATGGGGCCATACTTGCTGATCGAAGCGCTCCCGCGGCCCGATGCCGAGAATGGCTTCAACCCACAGATGGCCGGCGAATCCATGGTCGCAGTCATTCTGGCGATTCGAATGTTTGGATTTGCGCTGGTGACACCCGTATTCGAGGAACTCTTCATTCGCAGCTTCGTGATGCGCTACGCGGACTGCTACCTGCGCCCGGGAGACTTCCGCAAGATCGAGATCGCCCGCTATACGCTGCGGAGTTTCATCTCCACGGTGTTGATCTTCACCGTGGCCCACGCGTTCTGGGAGTGGTGGGTGGCGCTGCCCTGGGTCGTGGCGACCAACCTCTGGTTCTACCTGCGCAAGGACATGAGTTCGGCGATTCTGGTACACGCAGCCACCAACGCGAGCATTCTCATCTATGTCGTGCTGGCGACCGGCGGCGTGCCGGGGCACGCACTCTGGGTGTTTGCCTAGGCGTGCGAAGAGATTGCGGGCGCTGGTGCAGCCTGTCCTCAGGCGGCGCCGCGGTGCCCAAGCCGGATCCGACCGCTGATGTCGGTGAGTTCGACCATGGCCGCCTGTGCGTCTTCTAGCTTGTCGTCCCGGCAAGCATCGGCCACAACCGTGGCGACGACCGCGAGCGGGGTGTAACCCAGTTCGTCGGCCCGCTGGCGAAGTTTGGTCGCGAGTTCGCACAACAACGCGAGATCCTCATCGAGATCGGCGTCCTGGAGCCGGTCGACTTCTTCCGCCAGCGAAATGACGAAACTGTCAATGGCATCGCCGAGTGCAAGGTCGTCTTCGAGGGTGGAGAAAATGGGAGGCTGCTTCTTTTGGGGCATGCCCAACACATCGGCAGGACAATCCGGCCGCTGTACCGCGTATGCGACAGAGGCTTGTGGCGGGGGGGTCCCCGAAGGGAGTTCCATGGCTCGTCCGGCTGGGCTAGCGAGCCTGCCCCTTGGCCTGGCGTCTCGGATTCGAATCGGCCTTTGGTTTCGCGAGAGACGCCGGGAACGAGAGCGTTCTTCCGTCCCGGGCTTCGAACTCGAGCA
This region includes:
- a CDS encoding CAAX prenyl protease-related protein, producing MTTQRDGHGWWPYLGPYMAFLLGAQLSGEFPDAWQPAMLVVKPALPGGLILYFFLRGDYPELRAMRFRPGWALLDIAFGVLLAVQWMGPYLLIEALPRPDAENGFNPQMAGESMVAVILAIRMFGFALVTPVFEELFIRSFVMRYADCYLRPGDFRKIEIARYTLRSFISTVLIFTVAHAFWEWWVALPWVVATNLWFYLRKDMSSAILVHAATNASILIYVVLATGGVPGHALWVFA
- a CDS encoding DUF115 domain-containing protein — its product is MNRDQMRRVFSPRERTALKLMTRAGLRRAFYAWYRATRSSSPGIGQFRDIHSGQRCFVLGCGPSLKQHDPAPLANEFTFGMNGTFLLHDWLGFESTYYAVEDALFHEDRFQDIKDLVRASVSFFPLQLECHGFNRSNRYYYRGIQDFDDVQSANWPAFSNDATRLLFSGGTVTYICLQLAYFMGFEEVILLGMDHAYSKPDDLIVRGHEWTSTGADPNHFDPDYFGPGYRWRDPQTHRMEKSYTVARRVFERSGRRIVNASVGGKLEVFERVDYESLFSSL